One window of the Pedobacter ginsengisoli genome contains the following:
- the pheT gene encoding phenylalanine--tRNA ligase subunit beta → MKISYNWLKQFIQTDKTPQELSLILTNIGLEVESLETVQPVAGGLAGLVIGHVLTCVQHPNADRLRVTTVDVGGPDILQIVCGAPNVAQGQKVVVATVGTTVYPNEGEPFKINKSKIRGEVSEGMICAEDEIGLGVSHDGILVLPADTTIGISAKEYFKLEDDYLFEIGLTPNRADAASHLGVARDLAAYFRSSIQMPDVSGFKTNNENLKIEVKVEDTNACPRYSSVTISGVTVTTSPEWLQDKLKVIGIRPINNIVDITNYVLHDLGLPLHAFDADQIKGAKVFVKKCAEGTPFVTLDGVERKLSADDLMICNAEEPMCIAGVFGGKSSGITEDTKNVFLESAYFDSVSVRKTAKRHGLKTDASFRYERGADPEITTFALKRAALLIQELAGGEIASSVSDIYGNPIRSFDVEVSYKNINKLIGANIPDAEIKSIITALGIEVAKETAESLELKVPSFKVDVTRECDITEEVLRIYGYNNIEIPSKINASLSYGAKPDREQTQHVIADMLTANGFLEIWCNSLTKGAYSKVPEEAVQILNPLSSDLNVMRQELLLPALESVAYNQNRKTADIKFYEFGKTYHLINDKYVERPRLLILLSGANQSEQWNHKANPVSFYNLKAAVDAVIGRLGITNYQTEEVKNESFAFGLKYFRGDKAIVTFGAVTAADKKKADIDKDVYYADFDWAQLLDIVKKNRIINKEVPKYPSVRRDLSMLVDTNVTFDDLKAIAFKTEKKLIKNVQVFDVYVGDKLPAGKKSYALNFTLQDEEQTLTDKQIDSVMQKIISNLAQTAKAEIRK, encoded by the coding sequence ATGAAAATATCATACAATTGGCTTAAACAATTCATACAAACTGATAAAACACCTCAGGAACTTTCTCTTATATTAACAAATATTGGGCTGGAAGTAGAAAGCTTAGAAACCGTACAGCCTGTTGCTGGTGGTTTAGCCGGATTGGTTATAGGTCATGTATTAACTTGTGTACAACACCCTAATGCAGATCGCCTTCGTGTAACAACAGTTGATGTTGGCGGACCTGATATTTTACAGATTGTATGTGGTGCTCCAAATGTAGCCCAGGGCCAAAAGGTTGTGGTGGCTACCGTTGGCACTACAGTTTATCCAAATGAAGGGGAGCCTTTTAAAATTAATAAATCAAAAATAAGAGGAGAGGTATCAGAGGGGATGATCTGTGCCGAGGACGAGATTGGTTTGGGGGTTTCTCATGACGGAATTCTTGTTTTACCGGCAGACACGACAATAGGTATTTCGGCTAAGGAATATTTTAAATTGGAAGATGATTACCTTTTTGAGATAGGTTTAACCCCTAACAGGGCCGATGCTGCCTCTCATTTAGGTGTAGCAAGAGATTTAGCTGCATATTTCCGTAGCAGTATTCAAATGCCTGATGTTTCTGGTTTTAAAACCAATAACGAAAATCTTAAGATCGAAGTTAAGGTTGAAGATACAAATGCTTGTCCGCGCTATAGCAGTGTTACCATAAGTGGTGTTACAGTTACAACATCGCCGGAGTGGCTTCAGGATAAATTAAAAGTAATTGGTATCAGACCAATCAATAACATAGTTGATATAACCAACTATGTTTTACACGATCTGGGTTTGCCACTTCATGCTTTTGATGCTGATCAGATAAAAGGGGCTAAAGTTTTTGTTAAGAAATGTGCTGAGGGAACACCTTTTGTAACGCTTGATGGAGTTGAACGTAAGCTTTCTGCAGACGATTTGATGATCTGTAATGCCGAAGAACCAATGTGTATAGCTGGAGTTTTTGGAGGTAAAAGTTCAGGAATAACTGAAGATACTAAAAATGTTTTCCTGGAAAGTGCTTATTTCGACTCTGTTTCTGTGCGTAAAACAGCTAAACGCCATGGCTTAAAAACGGATGCTTCGTTCAGGTATGAGCGAGGTGCTGATCCGGAGATAACAACCTTTGCTTTAAAACGTGCAGCATTGTTAATTCAGGAATTGGCAGGTGGCGAAATCGCTTCATCAGTTTCGGATATTTACGGTAATCCTATAAGGTCTTTTGATGTTGAGGTAAGCTATAAGAACATCAATAAATTAATAGGGGCCAATATTCCTGATGCAGAAATTAAAAGTATAATTACAGCATTAGGTATTGAAGTGGCTAAAGAAACGGCAGAAAGTTTGGAGCTTAAAGTACCTAGTTTTAAAGTTGATGTAACCCGGGAATGCGATATCACTGAAGAGGTTTTAAGAATTTACGGCTATAATAATATTGAGATACCTAGTAAAATAAATGCATCATTATCTTATGGTGCTAAGCCAGACAGAGAGCAAACGCAGCATGTTATTGCTGATATGTTAACTGCAAATGGCTTTTTAGAGATCTGGTGTAATTCATTAACTAAGGGCGCTTATTCAAAAGTTCCTGAAGAAGCAGTACAGATCTTAAATCCATTAAGTTCAGATTTAAATGTAATGCGTCAGGAATTATTGTTGCCTGCATTAGAGAGTGTCGCTTATAATCAGAACAGAAAAACTGCTGATATTAAATTTTATGAATTTGGTAAAACCTACCATTTAATAAATGATAAGTATGTAGAGCGCCCAAGGTTGTTAATTTTATTATCGGGTGCTAACCAATCTGAGCAATGGAACCATAAGGCCAATCCGGTAAGTTTCTATAATTTAAAAGCTGCAGTTGATGCAGTTATTGGTCGTCTTGGTATAACGAATTATCAAACCGAAGAGGTAAAGAATGAAAGTTTTGCTTTTGGTTTAAAATACTTTAGAGGTGATAAAGCAATTGTAACTTTTGGAGCTGTAACAGCTGCAGATAAAAAGAAGGCTGATATTGATAAGGATGTTTATTATGCCGATTTTGACTGGGCACAGCTTTTAGATATTGTAAAGAAAAATAGAATTATAAATAAAGAGGTTCCTAAGTACCCATCAGTAAGAAGGGATTTATCGATGCTGGTTGATACGAATGTAACTTTTGATGATTTAAAAGCTATTGCATTTAAAACGGAAAAGAAACTGATTAAGAATGTACAGGTGTTTGATGTATATGTAGGAGATAAATTACCTGCCGGAAAAAAATCTTATGCACTTAATTTTACCCTTCAGGATGAAGAGCAAACATTGACCGATAAACAGATTGATTCTGTTATGCAAAAGATTATATCTAACTTAGCGCAAACAGCAAAAGCAGAAATCAGAAAATAG
- a CDS encoding cell division protein ZapA: MGEISIKITISDRIYPLKVNTEEEEIVRRAAKIINERIKDYQENYAVRDKQDLLSMAVLHYATAVLRVENKVQDQDTAVAEKVEELDSLLNDFFSK, translated from the coding sequence ATGGGAGAAATCTCTATAAAAATAACTATTTCCGATCGTATTTACCCGCTAAAGGTTAATACGGAAGAGGAAGAAATTGTAAGGCGAGCAGCCAAGATTATTAACGAGCGCATAAAAGATTATCAGGAAAATTATGCCGTTCGTGATAAACAGGATTTGCTTTCTATGGCAGTACTGCATTATGCAACGGCGGTACTGAGGGTAGAAAACAAAGTTCAGGATCAGGATACTGCTGTTGCCGAGAAGGTGGAAGAACTGGATAGTTTATTAAATGATTTTTTTTCGAAATAA